The Carcharodon carcharias isolate sCarCar2 chromosome 2, sCarCar2.pri, whole genome shotgun sequence genomic sequence GGAAAAGTCAGGCTAGGGAAGACTTTCTAACTCGCCTTCCCTTAGTACGTGTGTAGCTATTCGGTGTTAAGTGATACATGGTTAAAGAAAGGGGAGATGCTTGCGCGTGGGTTTTTATTTGTATATATCTATATTTTACTGGAATTTAAATGAgattttagtgtgtgtgtatgtgtgtgtgtgtgtagcgggTGCATTGCCCATTTTACAGTTCAGTGATCATTTGGCGATCTATTGAGGAGGGTGAAACGGCCCCTTTTGTGACAGCTCGCCAGATTGGGGGGTCGAACAATCTGCATATCATTAGGAATGCAGAGCCGCTGCGATATATAAAGGCCAGGTTAAGCGCCCGGTGCATCAGAAGTTGTGCTGCAGATCCCAGTTGAAGTGAGTTAGAGGAGGCGcgcgtgtgtatgtatatatatatgtgtgtgtgtgtgtgtgtgtgtgtgtgtgagagagagagagagagagagagagaggtaaaccAACAAGATAAAACAACCCGAGAGGACAAACAGGACCTGACTTCCTACAACAAGCAGCCTAGAACACCAGGGTCCTCGCCCTGTCTGTTGGGCACCTATCAGTTTAAACAGGAGCAAGAATTCCCAGACCGTCcctaaataataataaaaaaaaaatcctgggaTCGTCTCGTTTTACGAGTTCTGTTTGGAATTAAAACCCCGAGCATctggcacagagcgagagagagaaaaaaaaaaccacacgagagagggggagcgagcgagagagagagagagggagcgagagagaaagagagagagagagagagaggtgttagAACAGCGCCCAGTAACCCCACCAGTGTTTCGACCGATCTCTCGGCTGGTTTCAACCTCTTCCGAGCAAGCGACCCTCATTGAAAAGAGCTGTCAGTCATTAAGGGAAGGGCGGTTCTCTGTGGACGAGGAGCAATCAAAGGATTTGAGAGAGCAAAACAGAAACATTCTCAGTGGAGTTCGGAGCGGTGCGGTTCGGCCGGCGCTTCATTCAACAGAAGCTTGATGAGAATCCTCCACCTAGCCATGGCACACCGCAGCCTCTGTCTGTTCATCACACAGCTTGCTATACTCCAGCAGGTAAGCAGAGCTGGGATTTGTTTCCATTTGTACAATTTAAAAACGATTATCCACTTCTGAATCTGGCTGCATTATTATTCCAACTGTCGTTTTCTCCCTcgcttccacactctctctctcaccccctcacctcccctatatatatatatataatatatgtgtgttttttaacaggccttttcCTCTGGGGTATTTGAGCTGAAGTTACAGGAATTTAATAACCGCAAAGGACTGAGTGGTAATGCGAATTGCTGCAAAGGCGGATCGGCCTCGAACTACGGCTTGCCTTGCGAATGCAAGACCTTCTTCCGCGTGTGCCTCAAACATTACCAGGCGAACATTTCCCCCGAGCCGCCGTGCACTTACGGGAGCGCCCTCACCCCCGTCCTCGGCTCCAACTCCTTCTCCATCCCGGACGCTGAAGCCTTCAACAACCCCATGCGATTCCCCTTCGCTTTCACCTGGCCGGTAAGTTGCGCGGTCTCATTGTCAGGGATGGTAAAGAGTTGAATGgcggtgtttgggggggggggggggggggggggcgcggggagagggagagagagagagagagagagagaagtggagggcggAGGCTGGTGGGCGTTGAGGGGCGGCTTTCAGCCCTTCAGGGAGAAACGCCATACActctgggggtggtggaggggggaaacTTAAATGATGTGGGAAACTTCACAGACCCTAACTgggaattttcagctcagcgtgAGATTCCAAACGGCCTCATCTTACAATGTTGAGTGTGAAAGCAGTGGAATTAAGCGTCAAGACGGATGACAACTGCAGTCTCTGCTAATATCCTACACTGAGATTATGGGGACACGAGAGGATCTTTTAACCTTTGCGAcacagagatagtgtgtgtgtgtcagttaacTTGATCTCAATTACTTTTTTTAACCTATTTGACTGGGTTTCaatgatttttttcttttaaacagGGGACTTTCTCTCTGATTATTGAAGCTCTGCATGCGGAACCCACTGATGACTTGAGTACAGGtaattccctccctcctcctccctctctctctctctctctccatcccagttAACCCCCTCTCTGCTTTACTAAAGCTTCCCTTGAAAGTGTTTCTCTAACTGCCTGTGTGTTTCCTGACATCCAGACAACCCTGATCGGCTCATCAGCCGCCTGGCGACACAGCGGCACCTGACTGTGGGAGACGAATGGTCCCAGGACGTGCACATCAGCAGCCGGACCGAGCTCAAGTACTCGTATCGCTTCGTCTGCGATGAGCACTACTACGGGGAGGGTTGCTCCGTCTTCTGCCGGCCCCGGGACGATGCCTTCGGCCACTTCAGCTGCGGCGAGAAGGGTGAAAAGCTGTGCAACCCGGGCTGGGAGGGACCCTACTGCACCGAATGTGAGTCCACCCTTCCCCGCTTGACCACGCTGCAGAATCCAGGAGCTGGGCTATTTTCAATGCAAATGCCAATGAGCAGCATTTAATCTGGTGTAAACACTCGTGCGGGTTTTTGTATTTAAAAGAAAAACGTTTTCTAATTACGTGTTAGAAATAAAAAGAGAGTTAGGGTTAGTGGGCAGCTTGTCTGAAACCATATAATATGTTTGAACATAAAAGTGGCCCGGCCCCTTGTTCCTGGGCTGCATTTCATGGTGGATGTGTTTTCCTTTGACTCTTGGGGAAAAAAAGTAGCCAGTGGAAATGGCAGACCCGGGGCACAAACCCCAAACCAACCCCCAAACCCTCCCGCCCCACTCCCCTTAATTCCCAGCCCCCTTCACTCGCTCATTGGGCCATCTCATATGGGTGCCGTTAGAACTGGGCGGGCGCTGGGTCATGGTGTGGATTGGCGGGGCCGGCCAGGCTTGCTGGCGGTGGCGTGTATTGTTGAGCGCTCACAGGTCCACGGGGCAGCTGCGTTCTCAAGCTGAGAGGCAGCAAAACAATGGAGCAGCTGTCCTACCATAGCCAGCCTGCAAGCCAGCTGTCCACTcttatctacacacacacacacacacacacacagctagatATGAAGGGGTGGAGTTGGGCTAAAAAAAAGGACTTCTGACCaacaagggggggtggtggtggaagccAAAAAAAAAAGGCTTTGTGCATTcccttttgtgtatgtgtgtgttaagcaGAATCCTTAGTGAGGAGTAAAACACTCAATTACTGGGCAAACTTATCACTTTCCACACACCCCGCTCGCTCGCCCAAGAAAACCAATCACGCACTTGTAAAACTTACCGCTCCTCaggggttttttttttcttccccCCCCCGGAAACAAAGTTATGGTCTAAGATTTGTCAGGTGTGACTGGAGTGTTGTGATTTATATGATATATAACACACAGTCGATCTTAACCCTGTATTCTTCCCTCTCCAGCGATCTGTCTCCCTGGCTGTGATGAGCAGCACGGATACTGCGATAGGCCTGGGGAATGCAAGTAAGTAATGAGAGCTTTTTTTCTTGTTAGTTAAAGTTAACAGTACATAAAAGAGTCGGTAAATGATCTCTATCAGAAGGTGCGTGGGAATGGAAGGCATCTTCTAGAGTTCAAAGCGGCTCATCTCCTGGTAGCTGTTAGGTACATTTTGGAAGCCTGGGAAACTCGGTCTTTGGGGATCATGTAGCAAAAGGAAAACACGGCTGTTAACTTAAGTTTACAGTGCCCTAGTGGGAAGTAAATTTACTATAATTACCAGGTTAAACGAGTGGATAGACCAATTATAGCAGTTCACTATCTTTCTGCTGCTCAGCAGCCGGTAGGAGCGCCCTCTGCTGGCGTCCGTTTCATTATCTGCAGAAACTTttcatcgtgtgtgtgtgtatacttgcCTTGGGCATTATTGCACCCAGAAGGGACTGAGAAATCCTTTCTGATCCCTTTTCTCTAGTGAATGGACTTCCATTTCCAGAAACTATGTGGCGATCGAAATGTGTTGCAAATGACGTCACTGTCTTAGAACCCCCCGCCTCCCCAAGAAAATAAACATTTGCTTTCATCTTAAATGTTCCCCAAAATTGCATTATATCACAAAATTGCAAACAATCTTTTAGCTCTTCAACCCCTAGCGATTCAGTTAAATCAGCACAATCTTTACAATCAAACTGTTGAACAAGCCTAACTATTTCTATTGGCCTCCTAAAGGGTGCTGTGCACCCTAGAGGGTGGCTGCCTGActttttgtgtttttaaaatctctaatttAGGTTTTTAAGTGGTGCATTTTACTCTCTGCCAGAATCGTTTGGGTGCATTATTATCATCGCAACAGCAAGATGGCACAGTTGTGGTTGTGGTAGAAATGTgctggggtttttgggggggggggtggggcagggggaatgGAAATTCTACAGTTTGGGGAAgatttttgtttgcttttaatTCTCTTAAAATTTTTGCATCTTTTTCATAGAAAAAGCTGACCAAAGGTATTAAGCGATTCTCCTTTTTGTTCAATTTCCAGGTGTAGGGTGGGGTGGCAAGGGCGCTACTGTGATGAATGTATTCGTTATCCAGGGTGTCTTCATGGGACATGTCAGCAGCCTTGGCAGTGTAACTGCCAGGAAGGATGGGGTGGTCTCTTCTGTAACCAGGGTAAGCTGTTATGTCCTTCCTGCTCCTTTTATAAAGGCCATTTATTTTGGTTGATATTTTGTCTTCATACTGCTATTCTTGCCACTGACTGATTTCCCCGccccctttttttttctcctcttcctccagacTTGAACTATTGTACTCATCACAAGCCTTGTAAGAATGGAGCTACTTGCACCAATACTGGTCAAGGAAGTTACACTTGTACCTGTCGTCCTGGCTACACTGGCTCCAACTGTGAAATCGAGATCAATGAGTGCGATGCCAATCCCTGTAAAAATGATGGGACCTGCACGGTAAGTGGGACAGAACCATTAAAGATAACAGTTAAAAACAAAATATAGGTATTCCTGATGTACAGCCAGTGTGCCTGGATAACTGACCAATGGACTGAAATCTTGCCTTAGGACCTGGAGAATCACTACTCTTGTACCTGCCCACCGGGCTTCCATGGTCGAAATTGTGAACTGAGTGCCATGACGTGTGCAGATGGGCCCTGCTTTAATGGTGGAAGGTGCACAGACAAACCTACTGGTGGCTACAGCTGCCATTGCCCTGCTAGTTACTCCGGCTTCAACTGTGAGAAGAAAATTGATCACTGCAGTTCCAACCCATGCACCAATGGTAAGCAGTAATATGAATATTCAGATGAACTCTAGGGTTTTGTGTATATCCCCCTCTGACCTTACCCCAATGCCACCCACCCCATCATCACTCTAACTTCTTCATGCCCAACAACATCCGAGATCTCTATGCTCCTCAAATTCTAACTCCTTGGGCattcctaattttaattgctccaccattggcagccctaccttcagctgtctaggtccgaagctctggaattcctaccCTGAACCTCTCtgccctcttcctcactctcttcctttaagatgctccacctctttgaccaggcttttggtcacctgccttcAAATCTGTCaacttttgtctgattacactgcTGTGAGGAGCCTCAGGACATGTAACCatgttagaggtgctatataagtgcaagttgttgttgttgttgtaaaagTCTCACCATTATAGAATTGAAGCTCGCTGTTGGTTAAGTTTATATTTTCCTTTCTCCTTGTTCAGGTGCCCAGTGTGTCGATATTGGGAATTCCTACATATGCCAATGCCGTGCTGGCTTCACAGGAAGACACTGCGACATTGACACGGATAACTGTGCAATCATGCCCTGTCTTAATGGAGGAACATGTCAAGATGGAGTTAATGATCACACCTGCACCTGCCTGCCTGGATTTAGTGGAAAGAATTGCAGCATCTCCATCAGTAAATGTGTGAACAACCCTTGCCACAATGGCGCCACCTGCCATGAGAGGAACAGCCATTACGTCTGCCAGTGCGCCCGTGGATACGGTGGGCTTAACTGCCAGttcctgctgccagagcagcctCAGGGTCAAACCGTTATCATAGACGTTAAGGATAAATACACAGAAGCTGAGAACAAGGGGCAGTTTCCATGGGtcgctgtgtgtgctggggttattCTGGTCCTAATGCTGCTCCTGGGATGTGCAGCAGTCGTCGTCTGTGTGCGAGTGAAGCTGCAGAAG encodes the following:
- the dld gene encoding delta-like protein D, with the translated sequence MRILHLAMAHRSLCLFITQLAILQQAFSSGVFELKLQEFNNRKGLSGNANCCKGGSASNYGLPCECKTFFRVCLKHYQANISPEPPCTYGSALTPVLGSNSFSIPDAEAFNNPMRFPFAFTWPGTFSLIIEALHAEPTDDLSTDNPDRLISRLATQRHLTVGDEWSQDVHISSRTELKYSYRFVCDEHYYGEGCSVFCRPRDDAFGHFSCGEKGEKLCNPGWEGPYCTESICLPGCDEQHGYCDRPGECKCRVGWQGRYCDECIRYPGCLHGTCQQPWQCNCQEGWGGLFCNQDLNYCTHHKPCKNGATCTNTGQGSYTCTCRPGYTGSNCEIEINECDANPCKNDGTCTDLENHYSCTCPPGFHGRNCELSAMTCADGPCFNGGRCTDKPTGGYSCHCPASYSGFNCEKKIDHCSSNPCTNGAQCVDIGNSYICQCRAGFTGRHCDIDTDNCAIMPCLNGGTCQDGVNDHTCTCLPGFSGKNCSISISKCVNNPCHNGATCHERNSHYVCQCARGYGGLNCQFLLPEQPQGQTVIIDVKDKYTEAENKGQFPWVAVCAGVILVLMLLLGCAAVVVCVRVKLQKGRQQQPDISKSEIETMNNLTDCHREKDISISIIAATQIKNTNKKVDLQSDSSAERNGYRVKYPSVDYNLVHELKNEDLLKAENERGDASSLEAEQKSATQHNGEPSERKRPESTYSASKDTKYQSVYVISEEKDECIIATEV